The nucleotide sequence TTTGTAATGATTAATTCTGATAGATAAGGAAATGTGTGATGCGGTGAATCTTTGTGTTGAAGTGTTTCCCCATTTGCAGGTAAATAATTACTTCACCTACACATTACTTTGCGAAGATCGACCACtagcttgttttattttatttgcaataaaaagcacaataagGTAGTCATGGCATTAATTAGAGCTGCTCTACTTAAGTGTAAGAAAATAAGGTTCCTGCTAATGGTTAAGTTAAATGGAGAGGAATGACTTCAGATTGTATGCCAAGGATGTTTTGTTCTCGCAGTAGAGAATTTTCAGTCTTATCATTTTTACCAAAGTGGTTTGTTTAGTGTTGCTACACATGACAGTCTGGAAGATTGATAAAGATATGGCATGTTGCAGCAGGtaacatgtattttttaaaattttcgtATCTTGTTGCAACAACAGTTCAAGCTGTGACAGCAAACTGTAAAACAGTATGGAATGTGAAGGCCTGCTGTGTAACTAAATCATTTTTTAATTCAtctcactgaaaaaaaaattcactgtgtgagtcttcttttttttgggaTACATTTTAGGGGCAAGTTAGGTTTAGCGATGACGTGAAGAATGTGATTTACAGATGCCCTCAGGTTTGCAGGCTCGGGAAGCTCTGATGTTACCTCATCACTTAGTCATGAATGACAGCAGCTCAGCGGGAAACTCCTCCAATGACGAGAGGGATCCTGATTTACCTCTGCTTTCGGAAAATAGGATAATATGGGAGGAAAAAGGCTTGTAACTCTTTTAACTGTTCCCTGCAGTGATTTGTAGCGTGGACCTGAAGAAAATCAAATACCTCTCTCTGCACTTGGAGAGACTGAACCTGGCCTCTGAATGTGAAATGAAGATGGACTCTGTCATCATGGAGAAGATTACAATCCCATCCGGAGAGGTTTCTCAACTGACTTTTCAGGACTGTCTTCCTCACGACATCAGTGTCACAGCCAGTGGAGTCATTGGTAAATTCACACTTAACTCATACCTACTttactccgtgtgtgtgtgcttgccaaATTGGTTATTACAATTATTGTTTACCTTTCTATAAAAGCCTTTATTGATGTTCTCtgaacaggttgcagtcaatttAAAGACTGCCCAAAGTTTCCAGTGCATCTTGGGGTGCCCTTCTTACCCAGCTGCCTCCCATCCCCCTTGAACGCGGTGACCTGGGCCCTCCGTCCTCCCCCCCACGGCACTGTGGAACTGACCTCTTTAATGGGACCCCTGAAGCAGGCCCTGCCGGATCAGCTGTGCGACGACAGTCTCATTAGCTTGACCGAGGATGACGGCAAGACTGTAGGCCACTTCTGTCCTCAGGGGGCCATTCAGAAGGTCCAAATCCACACCAACGTATCGGTCACTGTCACAAGAATGGGCAACCAAAACCTGAGATCGTCTGTGAAGCCTTTGTTGACTGCTAGTTTGAAAGAGGAGATAACAGGTAACTGTTTGAATCCTACTTATAAGTAGTGAAAGTAAAAGTAGTacattaataattaaataccacctactgtattttccgcactataaggcgcaccttcaatgaatggcccattttaaaactttgtccatatataagatatatacatttggcccgcgggccggactttggacacgcctgctgtagtggttcaatattggtccataaaaggcgcacctgattataaggcgcactgtcggcttttgagaaaattggaggtttttaggtgcaccttatagtgcggaaaatacattaTATATTAAAATGATTTAAGCACCAAAATTGATCCTCTTCATTTGATATTGGGAAACATGTATTGAAAATCTCTTCTGTCCAATCCAGAAAGGTACATATTCACATTATCCCCAAAAAGAGACACGAGTCTCCTTTTGGCGACGCCCGGTTGGCCGGCGGGGATGGAGTCGTATGCCACCGTCTCCTGGATCGTCTCGCTACCCCCTAAAATGGAAGCGCACTTGAAGTTCGTCCACCTCAGCCAGCCCAAGTGTGCTAACCGCCACACCAACATTCGGGTGCAGACGTTCGGCAGTCTGGAGGAGGACTACAGCCGAAGGGAGGACGAGGAGGTCGAGGAGGTCACCGTCACCGAGAGCTTCTACCTCAACATGTCTAACTGCATGACAGAGCGAGGAGAGTTCATGGTCGTCACAGAACTAACTGTCCAGAAAAGTACATTTTCCACTTCGATTAAATTTGTACAGTGAAGTGCAACTTTGGCTAACATTTTCTCTCACTCAGACCAACTATTGATCATCATCTTGAGTGTGGTTGCTGCTCTGGTCCTCCTGTTCATTGCTGTGCTGGTCGCGGTCTGTATCGTAATTAAGTAAGTGGTTTGCATATGCTGTCTgaccattcttctttttttgtttcgggacgttattttttatttataacgAAAGCACGGTACTGCCAATGTGGAGTACATAATTTTGACTGGCAAAAACATTTGACTGTATTTATACGTACGTTTGAACATACTTGCAGATATGGTGcataaaaaacttttttttttttagcatttggcCTACATTATACCAATACGTTCAAAAGTTGTGTTAAAATCGTTTactctgattttttttaattattactaTGACTGCAGTGTATGATTTCCATTCATCATTTAAATGCAAAAATccaatatttttattaattagCCTGAAAATATATGTTCAAATATGTAGCCTGCAAATGTGTTCCAACCTACTTGAAATTACTTTTGAATGTATTTGCCCATCAAAACGGTTTACTCCACCATGGCAGTTCTAAAATGAGAAGATTATACAATGAGATTAATTAATAAGAATATTTCCCATAAttgtaatttaaaaatgttcatAAAAATGAGCAGCCTTTTTTAAATCTTCAGAAATCAACAAGGGCACATCTTTCTggttttaaattaaaaagaagAGTTAATATGTCACAGACATTATAACTCACCTAACTTTTAAAATGGAACACTTTTGAGCTCCTGTACATTACTAATTGTCTCTTACCAAataggaagaagaaaaagaagatcaATCATCAGGTGTCCATCTACAATCCCAACGGCACCATCTTTCTGCCGGGAAACAACGGCTTCCCTAAAAGCCGTGAAGACAACGAGTCCCATGTGTACGCCTCCATTGAGGACACGCTTGTCTACACCCACCTGCTGAGAAAAGGCGCAGAGATGGGAATCTACACAGAGTCGAACATGGACGACCCCTACACGGAGACAACAGACTCTCCACTATCTAAAGACGAAAACATTGAGACGGGGGTTTACCAAGAGTATCCACAGCAGGGACCCCCACTTCCCAACAGGCCCCCCAGCCACGGCCACACCCTGGTGGACAATGTGATTTACGAGGCACAGCCCACCTCGGCTACGATGGAGGCACGGCTGGATCCGGAGGGAGGCAACTGATAGGATGCGGGATttccacttgacttttttttttttttttaacttggagATCTTCGTTCCTGGATTGCTTGAGACCTTGTTCTTCCTGCATGGGTTTTTGCACCAAATTCACAAACTAGACATGCTCAGACTTGACTGCTGCTGCCTGCTTTTATCTTGAGTGGCAGTGCTTCTCTTGTGAAATCAGAATCACCGCTTACTTAACAGAAATGGAACACATTCCTTTAAAACTCACAAGCTGATTTTGGGTGAAAGACAGATAACATACTTTTAAAGACTCAAGACATGCGGCCATAACATTTTACAGTCAACTTTTGTGTGAGTTTCTTCTCATATTTTAGAATTAAAGACAAACTTTAGTTTGGCTATGACTAATATGTGCACTGTGTACCCCCAACACGATTTTTATATGCCAAAGTAGTGCTTGAAAGTCACTTTACTATAATCCCAAATGTCTGACAATGGTTGAAGATGTCTGAAGAAATTAATTTCATAATCTGACGTAGGCCTCCTCTGGGTGAATGAATAATTGTGAGGTCATTTTATTTGGATGGTGGAAAAGTTTACGCAATTCCTTTGTACCtcttcatctgcttttgtgACTCAGAATTTAGACTCGGTGATGTGTAACAGAAAATATAGCCCCCAGCAGATGTTTGATAGTTTGTGATCGTTTTGGCTCTTAGctaagaccccccccccacacacacacacacacacacacacattcactctGCAACCAGCTCACAGTTTACAAGTACTGTATTCACCGCTTCTCATTTGTTTCTGTGGTTTGTGTTTTCCAAACAAATCTCTTCCTCCTCGAATGTTTAACTTTTCTGAGCTCACAGGCCAAAGCAGTGCTGAGTTCAATTCCTCAAGAAATGCTTGTTGGTCTTATCTTTTCCATGACTGCTCTGGAGATGAAAATATTTCGTTTGATGCAGAATTTTTTGTCCCGAGCAGTGCACAGAAATGACATGGAGAAGCATTTTCAGAAagaaaatacatgtttattttggTTTATTAGCTGATGTTTTAAGGATAGAAATCCAATGTTGTTTACCACGGAATCTGCCAGTAaattatttcttttgttttctgctTTGACAATAAATGCAGTGAAAATTCTACACAGTAAAATGAAAACGATTTTGTGACTATTGTTGTAAATGAGGAAGTGGTTAGTGCATTATTTTGAAACATTATATGATGATGGTTATACTCAAATGGCATTTTAAAGGCAATTCTGCTCACACAATGTTAAACTCACACACGGAAGCCTTCTCACCTCGGCAACTCTCATCAAACCATTTCCCGTTGGCCGTGGTGGCCAACACGCCGCAGTTCTGGCTGCGCCCGCCGTCCGGCTGCATGGTGATCTCGGTCTCCCAGTTCTTGAAGCGCAAGCTGGACCCCCATTGGTCCAACCACTGGCCTTCGGTCACTATGTCGTTGATGCCCAGCCAGATGGACTCCTCCGGGCTGATGCTCTGCCGCGCGTAGGAGTAAAGCTGGTCATTTTCATGGCCTGTCAGGGGTGTACTCAGGGTGCCCCCTTTGGAGACGCAGTCGTCATTGGCTGCGTGGAAATTCTTCTTGACCGGATTGGCGAGTAAACACTTGCCTGGGACCTTTGTTCCACGAAGACACACTGACATGGAAGGATGGAGAAATAGATTACCCATGATGGAGTATGCTTTGGGTAAAGAGCTGTTACTTTCAATTGACAATCATTAGATGCTGTGGTATGCTTTGGATCATGACCTATTTCTTTGCATCTATCAATATATGGTGGTTAGTCAGTATTTATGAGACAAACTTACTTGACTGTAGAGATTGCTTCTCTTTTAACAAGTTCAGGTCATTAACAATGTCTTCAATTTGTTTCTTGAGTTCCTCGATTGCAGCATTGGTCGCGTCTGTCAGGATTGAAAGACATGTTGATGAAAAGTTAGCATCACATTGTGAGGTCTAATATATGATTGCTGACCTTACCTTTCTTTGTGCTTCTCTTTCCTGTTGTCTGTGAGAGTGTGCATTGGATCAGCAACAGAAGGCAAAACACTAAGCGGAGACTTTGAGTTCGTTCCATGATGAAATGCTTCAAAGACGCTGTAATGATGTCAGGCTGCAGCTTTGAGTTGGAGCCGCACCGCTGAATGGCGCAGCGTTTGGGCGACAACCTCTTATCTTGGACTTCACAAATGTTTTGCAGATGTCTTACAGGCGTTTGTGTTGCTTTGGAAAGCATGAGAGGAGGAGGGCGACTGGATTGCGCTAAAACTTTGGCAAGATTATTCAGTTTCGCAACGTCTTAATTCAGAAAGCTGTTAAATGTTGACTCTTCTTTCAATAAGCTACAACAGTAGCAAAAAGGCATTCTTATTGGGCCTAAATAGTAATTATACATCATTTAATTTTGAAGTGTTTGGAAAACTGATCTGCAAAATGCAGATCAGTTTTCCAAACTGGCTTATTCGAGTATTCAATGATCTCATTATTGTTCAATTTTCTCATATTGGTTGAATTTGTGTCACTACCAAACATTTTTCAACCATCTTACACTCAAAATCCCAGAAACCAAATaacaacataaataaatatatttaaaacagAACATTTGTCAAATAAATGAGCAATTAAGCATTTAACACAGTCCAGTAATCAGACATTCAGTAAAAATACTGTATGCCCTTTACAATGTACAAAATTTCAAAAGGCAACAAGTATAGAAATCATCAATAAAAGTCCTGCAGAGTTTACTGCTCTTGTTCACAGCATGCACAGTGACACTTGTGTCTGACAGTGCTTGGGTCAGACAATACTAATTATCATTCAAATGCATAGTTTAGTCAGTTAATTAGCTCCTTGTAGCCAGTGCAAAATGTTTCAGGCAAAACACAATCTTCGCAGTTGGTGGAATACTGAAAAGCTTTGCAAACCGATCTCTTGCTGCTGGTGGATGAACTTTTTTTGCTCTGTTAACATCttatctgtgtgtttatgtcttTGCAGTATCAGTGCTGTTTAATAATAAGCAGCAGCTGTATTGAGAATACAAACTTGACCTCTGAGTAAATTAGCCTGGAAGCCTCGTtgtgctttgtgcacatttgatCACAGCTCGGTAAGCACTTTGGATTAATGCAAAGCCCTTTGCTTCGCATGAACAGTACAGCTTCTCGGGCATATTCCTTTGACGCacgataaatataaaaaaagaaataaaaaatgcaaactaATCAAAGTCACAAGAAATTGAATTACACGACCAAAACGCATGGACGCATcttgaaaaaaatggaaatgaagCATTCAGTGAATAAATATGCTGTGTGTTTGTGAAAAACAATCGGTTTCATCATCAGAAGCCTCTCCCCAGTGTTTGGCTTCATCCCTTCAGGCTACGTTGGGCAAAGCACTGAAACAACACACAGATAAATATTAGCAGTGAGATGTGTGGCGgtcaatgattaaaaaaaaaaaaaaaaatgaaaataaagtggAGGGGAAAATTTGAATACATTAATACATCAATTACAATACACATTCACCAAGCACAATATTAAGAACGCACGCACAATCCGTGAGATTCAATACAAAAGTGACAGCTAAATTTTGACAGTTAGAAAGTAACTCATTTAATAATAACTTTATCATTGTggatgtatttgttttttcagACCAAACATTTGTGCAATGCAGTTTACACCACACCAGTcgcaataaaaatataattattttgAAACTAATGAGCCAAAATTGGATGGTAACAGCTGTTTTGAGCATGCATGTGTACTTGATGTTGTGGTAAAAATTTTGTGTATGCCATAAATTGATGAAAAATAGACTTTTTTATTGTAGAAGTGGGTCAAGTCTAATCATTAAATATCAACGGTTCTGCAAAGTGTTATTAGTGGCGCTGTAATCTGCACATTATCAGGGATCAACCATGCAGCATAGTGACACCAGTTTGTGAAGCTAAGGAGTAAAAAATTGGGGTTGAAATGCACCACAGttgtagtgggggggggggggggggggcatcttgCCACAGTGAGCAACAACATCATAACAGTGCAGGTCACATGAAAATTGTTACAAACCTCCCAGGCTGGCACTCACATCACAGCTAGCGAATGGAAGGCAGCATTAGCACAAGAATtaaagtacaaaaacaaacaaaaagtggaGAGGGAATGTTTGACACTCAAAGTAAATGTTTTAACTGTGCTATATTTGAATTTGGAGCTTGACCCAATACACTGcatgcacacattcacacatgaacagacacaaacaaacagacagacacatacacgctcacacacactgtGGTGGTGTCTATTTTGTAAATTCATGCTAACAGTACAACATGAACAGTTTGAATATGAGCGGTCTCTAGCAATGTGCATTGCAAAATCAACTTGGTATGTCCTACCTTTGAGAATGTAGTTTGTTAAAAGGGCTGGAACCTTGTCGCTGTCGTCTCTCATCGCATGCAAAACTGAAATGGTGGAAATGGGAATGAGGGGTCCCTTATTTATGATGCGGAAGAATCAAACTTAAGGGAAGAAAGAAACTCACTATTGATCAGGATCTGGAGGTCCTCGATAGAAGGAGGTTGTCCTTTGTTTTCATACGGGATGACGGTAGTCAAATActagaaataaaaatatataattatcaATGAGTTTGtaaaagatttatttaatcaaatCAGGACTTGCACAGCATAGTTTTCAAGGTGATCTTTTTGCGCAGCTTCCAAGTCTAcccatattttttttgtagcacatcaggttttatagtaataataatacaaaaaaatgaaaatatccaACAAATCTAATGGGCTaggaaaaagtaaaaatattttttaaatcagtgtcaaaaaaatatgtttaggGACACACTAAACCAACTCTGATTAAAGTTTGCAGAATTATTGATTTGTGTGTTTAAGCCAACTACATACAGTTAACAGATAACGTTTCAATGTCCCAAgacttttgtccatatatatatatatatatatatatatatatatatatatatatatatatatatatatatatgtatatgtccaTCCCTCTTCATCACGTAGTTCACATAGTAGTCATTCAGTCAGTacacggaaaaaaaaattaaacaaaccTGTCTTTCACTGCATCCACTCCGGAATGTTTGTCGAAAGCTGTTTTGAATAATAGAGGAGAGGCCCTCCATAGTGAAACGCTGAGGATGAAGGaaaaagtaaagaaaaatataagagaggaagaaaaaacGACAAATGCAGGAACACCAATGCTGTATTGCCATGCTAACAAAGCAAGTCTGCAATAATACACTCACTGTTCCAAGTGACATTCCCGTCGTCCCTTTaagtttcttcttcttcttcagtgcCTCGCGATGCTCCTTCTGTCGGTTTTGCACATCGATGAGCGCCGAAATAAAAGTGTTCTTCACCTCCTTCTCAAAGTCCAGCTCATCTCTAAGAGCCAAATGCTGCACCAGCTCTTCTGAGAGCCTCGTGACGGCAACCTCTGTCTCCTCCAGACACTCTTTCAACTCCGCCACGTTGAGTCGACGCACTCCTGCGTGCACATACGCACTTGTAAATGGTGCAATCATCCAACAAGATTTAATTGTAGCACTCACTTTCTTCATATCTTGGACTTCTTCTGGGGTACTGAACATCCAAAGAGGGCATACACAGATCAGACTGCGAAGGAATGTTCTCAGCTTCAAAGTCAGACGAGTCTCGCAGCATTTCTTCAATCTCTTCAATAACCTGCACAGCAAGAATCACCTTTAAAGTTCCTCCATAGCCGTCTTAAGATCTGCATTTAAAAGACGTAGGCGCTACTCACCTGCTCGGCTGTGTAGAGAGGTTCCTCGCCGAGACACGGGACGATGATGGAGTCCATGTCCAGTTGTTCCTTCCGCTCCTCGACTTCAGACACATCCCCTGTGATGTTACTCGTCTGACTCTAAGTAGACATGACAACAGGGGGGCAAGGGATTTAATCATCCGCAGCTCGAAGCACGGTTGAGATTTGTCAGATGAATGGACGAGAGATTTGGCGAGTAGTAAAAGTGGGACACGCTGGGAAGGAGGTGGGTGCGGGGAGGGATGGGATCACTGACCGCATTCTCCTCCGGGTTGAACGCGGGCATGTAGAGGGAGCGTGGCTGGGAATGTTTCCAATCCATCTCCAACACTTGACCATAGCTTTTGCTTAAAGAATCCCAGATCCTGTGGGTACATGAAAAGTAGCATCAGATGCTTCTGTCAACTCCAATGAAAGTTATTTTCTCAATGTCCACGACTGcatcaaagaaacaaaaagtaaccctATGCAATAATCAATAaccaaaaaaactgaaaaaggtTGGGTGGCGATTCCTTGTTTAGAACATATGATAAAGAAACATACAAGGGGTTCTGTTTTCGACGTGCGATGTGCTGCAAAACGCCTAATCGACTGTTTACGTAAACGACATATTTTCCTCAAAATAAAATAGCATGTTGTGCAAGGCATTTGACGTTTTGAAAGTGGTAGCACAACCAATGACGTCATTTAAAGCGTGCCATTGTCAAGAGCCATCCAGCAACAACTACTCACTCGTCCCCCTGAAGCGTGTCCTCGGTGTTCACCGTCACCGCGTCGCCCGCTGTGGAGCTCCCACCCTCGAAACACAAAGACAACGTCTCGTCGAAATCGTCCACCAGGTCCTCTGTGGATGTAATAGCACAGGTTTCCCCTCGAGGGTCCGGATGtccttcatcatcttcatcgcCGTGGACAGCATTCAGGAACAGCGTCTCCGCAGCGGGCACAGCGCCTTTCAGCGGCCGATCGCTAAACAAATTGGGCCGGCCGTCGTGCAGAAGAGCGGTCGGCACCGCCATAACCCGCAGGGACAGCCCACTGGCAAAGAGATGGCGATGGATGTGCGAGGCTGACAGGCcgtggcatccccccccccccttctctcaACCCTGCAGCAAAGCCGCCAGGCAGTCTTCCTGGAGCGGCGGCTCAAGCTGGACGTAGTCGATTAGTAGCTGCTTCATACCGCCCATCATTAATATTTCATCATGTGTACTGCTCAGTGCCCTGCAGTTTGAATCACTCGTACATTGTTTACTTAAAATTTCCATGTGATGTATAGTAATAGCGCCCTCTATGgggttcaacaacaacaacaacaacaactcagACACATCATTACGCCAAATTTGTTCACACCAAAATATTCTTATTTTAACATCAGGCATCCGTTTTAATTGTCATCCTCAAATTTATTACAATAggtgattattaaaaaaaagtttcattcaaaataaataaaccatttaaaaaaaaatcatggttaAGATTAGTCCTATTTTAATGAGATATTCTGTGTATTGAATGAACGAGCTGCACGATGGTGGTGAGGAAATGGACAAATAAGGATTCCAAATTACGGACAATTTAAAGTCTCAATTGAACAGTACAAGTTTTTTGGAATGGGGGAGGAAATCAGAGTTCCTTGAGAAAACTcccacaaacaacaaaaagtatTTTCTGGTGAATTTGGACTGACAGCATGATTAATCAtttgttgattattttatttagtttttttattaaGGACCAAAACATCTGGCCTTTTATTTTTAGGAGGCAGAAAATAGACACTGCACATGCAACAATGTAGAAATGTTACCAAAACATTAGTTATATAATTTAATATCTGCTTTTCCTCTTTGTATGACTTCAAAATACAGAATCAAGATAAAATACACAAATCAAAAGTCAAGTTGTTTACGTTCAACTAAATTCTGACAATTTAAAAACCTGTACCCACAGAAAGATGAATCATTTTGTGGAATTAAATAGCTACacgcaaaaatatttgtctaatTATCCCGAAATAACACAGACATATGTCACTTTAGAAGATTATGATACATTGCAGTAACAAGTAAGGCAAGGAAATAACACTTGACACACTCTGAAGTGGGTGAAGGGAAGCAACTAATTTGCATCTTTGTCAAATACATGAGGTCAGTTTGATGGCCTTAAAAGTGCTAAAGGTTCAAGCTATAAAGCTAGCATCACCTCAATCCAGTCTTCATGTCTGATGCTTTCAGATTTCTCTTCCAAACTGGAGGAATCTATCAAAGAACCACAACAAAAAGACAATTGAAATGAATTTTCTCAGACTATTTAAGGCATATATATACTCACTGGTGGTAATAATGTAGGTTCTAGGTGTCGTCCTAGAAATGACAACAATCGCCTCCAAATCAGGCCACTGCCAAGGAACATGAATCCTGTAACCAGCCAAAAAACACGAGGGTCCTGGAACACAGAAAATATTTTGATGCCAATAAATATCATTGTGGTGACATGGACATCTAAAAATCAATGTCACAAATTCTTAGATCTCAAACCATGAagcccaaagagaaggcaatctGACCTCTTCAAAAGACGACTCCAAATTCATTCCAAAGGCTACGCCAATGAGACCAAATAAGGAGAGTGAGAAGGTCCCCATAGTCAGTTGCAGGTTTAAACGCATCATCACATTTCGATGGCTAAAACAAACAGCAATTGACTTTCAGTTGATTTGGACCCGATTCGGTCGCAGATTCTTCAAAAAAAGGACACTAATGCACACCTGTCCAGATTGATAAAGATGACACTCTCCGAGTCGTCGATCAGGCCTTTCAACTC is from Syngnathus scovelli strain Florida chromosome 9, RoL_Ssco_1.2, whole genome shotgun sequence and encodes:
- the cdcp1a gene encoding CUB domain-containing protein 1a, producing the protein MPLLRIHVCFFLFVFVASGIQSFIHDGGTTVNISRLAKGSSCKVCTEGRQNCEEALLLKGGNPVSVEFSCLQPEDEFKVEIIQNIECTIEECGWWSVPVSTSWLDFHRRFTWNLKASRPKSVQVDFPETGMRQIPPSEKCPDRHTYTFKAFQKRGSVVIGKYCTTGPIRSIQILNQGSFSLDVPPGLEVQSDDFTMSVGEDIKSLAKVTLSLSHGTYSSELLSPNFPESFPDDDVMEWYFELTNKQRAAIEFLNLTEPRCLKKETAAEYHNKGRLALVTALTDVQPLQSQGDFSLILRNCEMDRRRAGSPGLSLKLKVTALRTSAPVICSVDLKKIKYLSLHLERLNLASECEMKMDSVIMEKITIPSGEVSQLTFQDCLPHDISVTASGVIGCSQFKDCPKFPVHLGVPFLPSCLPSPLNAVTWALRPPPHGTVELTSLMGPLKQALPDQLCDDSLISLTEDDGKTVGHFCPQGAIQKVQIHTNVSVTVTRMGNQNLRSSVKPLLTASLKEEITERYIFTLSPKRDTSLLLATPGWPAGMESYATVSWIVSLPPKMEAHLKFVHLSQPKCANRHTNIRVQTFGSLEEDYSRREDEEVEEVTVTESFYLNMSNCMTERGEFMVVTELTVQKNQLLIIILSVVAALVLLFIAVLVAVCIVIKKKKKKINHQVSIYNPNGTIFLPGNNGFPKSREDNESHVYASIEDTLVYTHLLRKGAEMGIYTESNMDDPYTETTDSPLSKDENIETGVYQEYPQQGPPLPNRPPSHGHTLVDNVIYEAQPTSATMEARLDPEGGN
- the clec3ba gene encoding tetranectin; the protein is MLSKATQTPVRHLQNICEVQDKRLSPKRCAIQRCGSNSKLQPDIITASLKHFIMERTQSLRLVFCLLLLIQCTLSQTTGKRSTKKDATNAAIEELKKQIEDIVNDLNLLKEKQSLQSMCLRGTKVPGKCLLANPVKKNFHAANDDCVSKGGTLSTPLTGHENDQLYSYARQSISPEESIWLGINDIVTEGQWLDQWGSSLRFKNWETEITMQPDGGRSQNCGVLATTANGKWFDESCRGEKASVCEFNIV
- the fez2a gene encoding fasciculation and elongation protein zeta-2, translating into MAVPTALLHDGRPNLFSDRPLKGAVPAAETLFLNAVHGDEDDEGHPDPRGETCAITSTEDLVDDFDETLSLCFEGGSSTAGDAVTVNTEDTLQGDEIWDSLSKSYGQVLEMDWKHSQPRSLYMPAFNPEENASQTSNITGDVSEVEERKEQLDMDSIIVPCLGEEPLYTAEQVIEEIEEMLRDSSDFEAENIPSQSDLCMPSLDVQYPRRSPRYEERVRRLNVAELKECLEETEVAVTRLSEELVQHLALRDELDFEKEVKNTFISALIDVQNRQKEHREALKKKKKLKGTTGMSLGTRFTMEGLSSIIQNSFRQTFRSGCSERQYLTTVIPYENKGQPPSIEDLQILINILHAMRDDSDKVPALLTNYILKVLCPT